The Cannabis sativa cultivar Pink pepper isolate KNU-18-1 unplaced genomic scaffold, ASM2916894v1 Contig3, whole genome shotgun sequence genome window below encodes:
- the LOC115695287 gene encoding inositol-tetrakisphosphate 1-kinase 4 isoform X1: MRFNGENPAEKEGDEEEQKGREVNSLRGVGFHHQPQKLIVGYALTSKKKKSFLQPKLLALARSKGIFFVAIDLNKPLSDQGPFDVLLHKLLGKEWSDVIEDYRQKHPEVTVLDSPKAIQHLHNRQSMLQDVVDLELSDYHGKVGIPKQLVITEDPLSIPYEVTKAGLNLPLVAKPLLVDGSAKSHELFLAYDQFCLSELEPPLVLQEFVNHGGVVFKIYIVGDAIKVVRRFSLPDVTKHELADVTGLFRFPRVSCAAATADEADLEPSIAELPPRPLLERLAKELRRRLGLRLFNIDMIRQHGTRDVFYVIDINYFPGYGKMPDYEHIFTDFLLSLVQNKYKKRPST; the protein is encoded by the exons ATGAGGTTCAACGGAGAAAACCCAGCTGAGAAagaaggagatgaagaagaaCAGAAGGGTAGGGAAGTAAATTCCCTCCGAGGAGTTGGGTTTCATCATCAACCACAGAAGCTCATCGTTGGCTATGCCTTAACGTCCAAAAAGAAGAAAAGCTTCTTACAGCCTAAGCTCTTGGCTTTAGCTCG AAGTAAGGGGATATTCTTTGTTGCTATTGATCTAAACAAGCCACTATCGGATCAAGGTCCCTTTGATGTTCTTCTGCATAAG TTGTTAGGAAAAGAATGGAGCGATGTAATTGAG GATTACAGGCAAAAGCATCCAGAAGTAACTGTTCTTGATTCTCCAAAGGCCATACAGCATCTACATAATCGTCAGTCCATGCTTCAGGATGTGGTAGATCTAGAGTTGTCTGACTACCATG GCAAGGTGGGCATCCCCAAGCAATTGGTTATCACTGAAGATCCGTTGTCAATACCTTATGAAGTTACTAAAGCTGGGCTGAATTTACCTTTGG TTGCAAAGCCCCTACTTGTGGATGGCAGTGCCAAATCTCACGAATTATTCCTAGCATACGATCAATTCTGTCTCTCAGAACTTGAACCTCCCTTGGTCCTTCAGGAGTTTGTGAATCATG GGGGTGTagtctttaaaatatatattgttggTGATGCTATAAAGGTGGTTAGACGTTTCTCTTTACCCGATGTTACTAAACATGAACTGGCCGATGTTACTGGCCTGTTTCGATTCCCTAGAGTTTCATGTGCAGCAGCTACCGCAGACGAGGCAGATTTGGAGCCTAGTATTGCTG AACTTCCTCCTCGACCTCTACTCGAGAGGCTTGCTAAAGAGCTTCGTCGACGACTG GGTCTCCGGTTGTTCAATATAGATATGATCCGACAGCATGGGACCAGAGATGTCTTTTATGTAATAGACATCAACTATTTTCCAG GTTATGGGAAAATGCCAGATTATGAGCACATATTTACAGATTTTCTGCTAAGCTTAGTTCAGAACAAGTACAAGAAGAGACCTTCTACTTAA
- the LOC115695287 gene encoding inositol-tetrakisphosphate 1-kinase 4 isoform X2 → MLQDVVDLELSDYHGKVGIPKQLVITEDPLSIPYEVTKAGLNLPLVAKPLLVDGSAKSHELFLAYDQFCLSELEPPLVLQEFVNHGGVVFKIYIVGDAIKVVRRFSLPDVTKHELADVTGLFRFPRVSCAAATADEADLEPSIAELPPRPLLERLAKELRRRLGLRLFNIDMIRQHGTRDVFYVIDINYFPGYGKMPDYEHIFTDFLLSLVQNKYKKRPST, encoded by the exons ATGCTTCAGGATGTGGTAGATCTAGAGTTGTCTGACTACCATG GCAAGGTGGGCATCCCCAAGCAATTGGTTATCACTGAAGATCCGTTGTCAATACCTTATGAAGTTACTAAAGCTGGGCTGAATTTACCTTTGG TTGCAAAGCCCCTACTTGTGGATGGCAGTGCCAAATCTCACGAATTATTCCTAGCATACGATCAATTCTGTCTCTCAGAACTTGAACCTCCCTTGGTCCTTCAGGAGTTTGTGAATCATG GGGGTGTagtctttaaaatatatattgttggTGATGCTATAAAGGTGGTTAGACGTTTCTCTTTACCCGATGTTACTAAACATGAACTGGCCGATGTTACTGGCCTGTTTCGATTCCCTAGAGTTTCATGTGCAGCAGCTACCGCAGACGAGGCAGATTTGGAGCCTAGTATTGCTG AACTTCCTCCTCGACCTCTACTCGAGAGGCTTGCTAAAGAGCTTCGTCGACGACTG GGTCTCCGGTTGTTCAATATAGATATGATCCGACAGCATGGGACCAGAGATGTCTTTTATGTAATAGACATCAACTATTTTCCAG GTTATGGGAAAATGCCAGATTATGAGCACATATTTACAGATTTTCTGCTAAGCTTAGTTCAGAACAAGTACAAGAAGAGACCTTCTACTTAA